A section of the bacterium genome encodes:
- a CDS encoding tetratricopeptide repeat protein: MGDIQPFLNYLEIGELYQKVGDFERAKEAYEKVIECPELASFAWVNIAKIEAARNHLKTAKEYYLRAIETDAESYEILYNYANFLLDIQDYEEAIENYDKALEKEPSLALANYNKGVAYSRMEKYEKAIECYLKSLKMNPDDFFCLFDLGILYFEIGNIKEAVKHFQKAIELNPKESKAYEYMAECFKKTNQFDIALTLYKRAFDLNSDDIILKYKMGDLYLALGQADEAMKLFNNALESNSVDVLLIYKRACTYADMNDKDNAMKELSIAIQFNPIIKDMALIERSFLPYHEDEEFKMVINSRRRPL, from the coding sequence GTGGGTGATATACAACCTTTTTTAAATTATCTTGAAATCGGAGAACTTTATCAAAAAGTAGGTGATTTTGAAAGAGCCAAAGAAGCTTATGAAAAAGTTATTGAATGTCCTGAGCTGGCATCTTTTGCATGGGTAAATATTGCCAAAATTGAAGCAGCCAGAAACCATTTAAAAACAGCCAAAGAATATTATTTAAGAGCTATTGAAACTGACGCTGAAAGTTATGAAATTCTTTATAACTACGCAAATTTTCTTCTGGATATCCAGGATTATGAAGAAGCTATTGAAAATTATGATAAAGCACTTGAAAAAGAACCCAGTCTGGCGCTTGCCAATTACAATAAAGGCGTTGCTTACAGCAGAATGGAAAAATACGAAAAAGCGATTGAATGTTATTTAAAATCCCTTAAAATGAATCCTGATGACTTTTTCTGTCTTTTTGACCTCGGAATTCTTTATTTTGAAATAGGCAATATAAAAGAGGCTGTTAAGCATTTCCAAAAAGCAATTGAATTAAATCCGAAAGAAAGTAAAGCTTATGAATATATGGCAGAATGCTTTAAAAAGACAAATCAGTTTGATATTGCATTAACGCTTTATAAAAGAGCTTTTGACCTAAATTCCGATGATATTATTCTGAAATATAAAATGGGAGATTTATATCTTGCTTTAGGGCAGGCCGATGAAGCTATGAAATTATTTAATAATGCTCTTGAAAGTAACTCTGTAGACGTGCTTTTGATTTACAAGAGAGCATGTACTTATGCGGATATGAACGATAAAGATAACGCAATGAAAGAATTAAGTATTGCCATTCAATTTAATCCCATAATTAAAGACATGGCGCTTATTGAACGGTCTTTTCTTCCTTATCATGAAGATGAAGAGTTTAAAATGGTTATTAATTCAAGAAGAAGACCTTTATAA
- a CDS encoding valine--tRNA ligase gives MKDLPKAYSPKEVEDKIYKFWEENNCFKPDAKSQKPPFSIVIPPPNVTGVLHMGHALDGTLQDIIIRHKRMSGFETLWLPGTDHAGIATQNVVEKELRKDNISRHDIGREKFLEYTWDWANKHKSRILGQFKRLGASFDLSRERFTLDEGCSKAVKEVFVSLYNKGLIYKGKYIVNWCPRCRSAISDIETDYVTEQGHLWEISYPFKDSYGAIVVATTRPETMFGDVAVAVNPNDPKYQDLIGKSVVVPIIGRAIPIIADEAVEIGFGTGALKITPAHDPNDYEIGKRHGLSPIWIMDEAGNLLTDENVPYELRGLERSKAREKTLELLKIRGEFIRAIPHEHNVGHCQRCSETIEPLLSEQWFVKMPEISERPIKALETGELGFIPERWTKIYLDWMENVRDWCISRQLWWGHQIPAYYCDSCKEMTVAIEKPEKCTKCGNSSLTQETDVLDTWFSSGLWPFSTMGWPDKESPDFKKFYPTSVLVTGFDIIFFWVARMVVMGYEFTDKSPFETVYIHGLIRDEKGQKMSKSKGNTIDPVEIIDKYGSDALRFTLTSLVTYGGQDIKVSDERFEYGRNFANKIWNASKFVLMNLEGVDESVIDFNELTIADKWILHKFNETVLEVNKNLKSYRFGETAQLLYEFFWNSYCDWYVEIAKVQLNNQSTKLNTQRVLRYVLERTLRLLHPIMPFITEEIWQLIPGKVYKDDSQTLMTTDFPEYDADFKDEQAEYKINTAIETIKSVRNIRQSFNIPVSATIHAEIYSEDATSKEIFDTIRPYIENFARVEKLSVKAGIPAEIPAQSATIMMGASLIVVPLAGLIDLDKEVQRQNKKLETLLNEKKGLDSRLNSPKFLESAPKEVIALTQERIKEIEQQTQAIQELLKSLKK, from the coding sequence AAGAAGTTGAAGATAAAATATATAAATTCTGGGAAGAAAATAATTGTTTTAAACCAGATGCAAAGAGTCAAAAGCCGCCTTTTAGTATTGTAATTCCTCCACCGAACGTAACAGGCGTTCTTCATATGGGTCATGCTTTAGATGGAACACTTCAGGACATAATTATTCGTCATAAAAGAATGTCAGGCTTTGAAACCCTCTGGCTTCCGGGTACCGATCATGCCGGAATCGCAACTCAAAACGTGGTGGAAAAAGAATTAAGAAAAGATAATATTTCAAGGCACGATATTGGCAGGGAAAAATTCCTTGAGTACACATGGGACTGGGCAAATAAGCATAAAAGCAGGATTTTAGGGCAATTTAAAAGGCTTGGAGCTTCTTTTGATCTTTCAAGAGAAAGATTCACCCTTGATGAAGGATGTTCAAAAGCTGTTAAAGAGGTTTTCGTAAGTTTATATAATAAAGGTTTGATTTACAAAGGCAAATATATTGTAAACTGGTGTCCGAGATGCAGGTCTGCAATAAGTGATATAGAAACCGATTATGTCACAGAGCAAGGTCATTTATGGGAAATAAGCTATCCTTTTAAGGATTCTTACGGGGCTATTGTTGTTGCTACAACAAGACCCGAAACTATGTTTGGAGATGTGGCCGTAGCGGTTAATCCAAATGACCCTAAATATCAAGATTTAATCGGAAAATCAGTAGTTGTCCCGATAATCGGCAGGGCGATTCCTATAATTGCGGATGAGGCAGTAGAAATAGGATTTGGAACAGGGGCTCTTAAAATCACTCCTGCCCATGATCCGAATGACTACGAAATCGGAAAACGCCATGGACTGAGCCCTATCTGGATTATGGATGAAGCAGGAAATCTTCTTACTGATGAGAATGTTCCTTATGAGCTGCGTGGGCTTGAAAGAAGCAAAGCAAGGGAAAAGACCCTCGAACTCCTGAAAATAAGAGGGGAATTTATAAGAGCAATCCCTCATGAACATAATGTCGGTCATTGTCAGCGTTGTTCAGAAACAATAGAGCCGCTTCTTTCCGAGCAGTGGTTTGTAAAAATGCCTGAAATCTCAGAAAGACCGATAAAAGCGTTAGAAACAGGCGAACTTGGTTTTATCCCAGAAAGATGGACAAAAATTTATCTCGATTGGATGGAAAATGTCCGTGATTGGTGTATAAGCAGACAATTATGGTGGGGACATCAGATTCCTGCTTACTATTGCGATAGCTGCAAAGAAATGACTGTGGCGATTGAAAAACCAGAAAAATGTACAAAATGCGGAAATTCAAGCTTAACTCAGGAAACAGATGTTCTCGATACCTGGTTTTCATCAGGTTTGTGGCCGTTTTCAACTATGGGCTGGCCTGATAAAGAAAGCCCTGACTTTAAAAAATTCTATCCGACAAGTGTTCTTGTGACCGGATTTGACATTATTTTCTTCTGGGTGGCGAGAATGGTCGTTATGGGCTATGAATTTACCGATAAATCACCGTTTGAAACCGTATATATTCACGGGTTGATTCGTGATGAAAAAGGTCAAAAAATGAGTAAATCCAAAGGTAACACGATTGATCCCGTTGAAATAATTGATAAATACGGATCAGATGCCCTTAGATTTACATTGACAAGCCTTGTGACTTATGGAGGTCAGGATATTAAAGTTTCCGACGAGCGTTTTGAATACGGAAGAAACTTTGCAAACAAAATTTGGAATGCCTCTAAGTTCGTTCTTATGAACCTTGAAGGGGTTGATGAGTCGGTAATTGATTTCAATGAGCTTACTATTGCAGATAAGTGGATTCTCCATAAGTTCAATGAAACTGTCCTTGAAGTAAATAAAAACCTAAAATCATATAGATTTGGGGAAACAGCGCAACTTTTATATGAATTTTTCTGGAATTCATACTGCGATTGGTATGTGGAAATCGCTAAAGTCCAGCTTAATAATCAATCTACTAAATTAAATACACAAAGAGTTTTAAGATACGTGCTAGAAAGGACATTAAGGCTTTTACACCCAATAATGCCTTTTATCACAGAAGAAATCTGGCAGCTTATACCCGGCAAAGTATATAAAGATGATTCTCAAACTCTTATGACTACTGATTTCCCTGAATATGATGCTGATTTTAAGGATGAACAGGCAGAATATAAAATTAATACCGCGATTGAAACTATAAAATCTGTCAGAAATATTCGGCAATCTTTCAATATACCTGTTAGCGCAACTATACATGCAGAAATCTATTCTGAAGATGCAACCTCAAAAGAAATTTTCGACACTATAAGACCTTATATAGAAAATTTTGCAAGGGTTGAGAAACTTTCTGTTAAAGCAGGAATCCCTGCGGAAATTCCTGCTCAGTCAGCAACAATAATGATGGGGGCTTCCCTTATAGTTGTTCCTCTTGCAGGGCTTATTGATTTGGATAAAGAAGTTCAAAGACAAAATAAAAAACTTGAAACACTGCTTAATGAGAAAAAAGGTCTTGATTCAAGGCTTAACAGTCCTAAATTTCTCGAAAGTGCTCCGAAAGAAGTAATTGCCCTGACCCAAGAGCGTATTAAAGAAATTGAACAGCAAACTCAAGCGATTCAAGAGCTTTTAAAGTCTTTAAAGAAATAA
- a CDS encoding MgtC/SapB family protein, translating into MKSIILPFINYHNPEILIKISISLILGLIIGLEREMTNKTAGLRTHILICLGSTMFTILSLHGFTSEVIQNGVRIVNDPARIAAQILTGIGFIGGGAVLHYGANVYGLTTAATIWVTASLGMAVGVGSYELAIITTVVTFLVLVVIRKFESGFLSNHINKGATIRASVICSKENMSEIQDWFYKEFKNIEEVDANKILSKKNQIKLTYIINVVDKNPVNSVHKKLLELDNIESLALKQIIK; encoded by the coding sequence ATGAAATCAATAATTTTACCTTTTATAAATTATCACAACCCTGAAATTCTAATAAAAATAAGTATATCGCTTATTTTAGGCCTTATTATAGGGCTTGAAAGAGAAATGACAAACAAAACGGCAGGACTGAGGACTCATATACTTATCTGTCTTGGTTCAACGATGTTTACAATACTTTCTTTGCACGGTTTCACTTCTGAAGTTATACAAAACGGAGTCAGAATAGTAAACGATCCTGCACGTATAGCCGCACAAATACTTACAGGCATCGGTTTTATAGGCGGGGGAGCGGTGCTTCATTATGGGGCAAATGTTTATGGGTTAACAACAGCAGCAACTATCTGGGTTACCGCAAGTTTAGGCATGGCTGTTGGTGTCGGGTCTTATGAACTGGCCATAATCACGACAGTAGTCACTTTTCTTGTTCTTGTAGTAATCAGAAAGTTCGAAAGCGGATTTCTATCCAATCATATAAATAAGGGTGCAACAATAAGAGCATCAGTCATTTGTTCAAAAGAAAACATGTCAGAAATTCAGGACTGGTTTTACAAAGAATTTAAAAACATAGAAGAAGTTGACGCTAACAAAATATTAAGCAAAAAAAATCAGATTAAATTAACTTATATAATCAACGTTGTTGATAAAAATCCAGTTAATTCAGTCCATAAAAAATTACTTGAACTGGATAATATAGAATCCCTCGCTTTAAAGCAAATTATCAAGTAA